The Paenibacillus polymyxa M1 DNA segment TAGCATGATGGACATCCAAAACGTCCTAGCTTACTAAACTGTGTATAAGTCATACCGCAATCCTTGCATTGCAGATTTTGGGGAACAGTGTGACCTGAAGACTGGCTCTTTGTGCTGGAGTCAAAATCCAACATCCCCGACAACAAGCTATGAATCGAAAAGCCATTAGGTGTTCCAGGGATCATTTCCCCTTTTTCCTTCGCACATGTCTCACAAATATGAAACTCTGTCTTTTCGCCATTCACAATTTTGGTGAAATGCAAAGTTGCCGGCCGCATATTACATTCTTGGCACAGCATAAAAGCACCTCCTTCATCGTCAGGATTTTTACAAATCCCTACATCTGAATTGCAAATCTCTATTCACTGGTTAATGGATACTAGCTATTTGGCCGCCAGCAACGAGATCAGCATAGCCTTAAGCAATCTTGCTCGCAGTTGGTCACGATAGGGAAGCTTTAGCAATAATGTATCTCTTGATAAAGCAGCCTTCATTAGACCAGCTTCCCTTTTGCTTAAAAAATGAGCTTCCTCTAACTGATAAATCAGTCCTTCTGCTGCCGATTGGCTAATTTCCTCCCCGATGCTCTGATGAAGGTGTGTATGAATCGCATGTTGTGCAGGTAATTGAATTCGCTGAATTCGAATGTAGCCTCCACCACCGCGTTTACTTTCCACCACATAACCTTTTTCCAGCGTAAACCGGGTACTAATTACATAATTAATTTGCGACGGTACGCAGGAAAAGCGGTCAGCCAGATCATTGCGCTGAATCTCCACTAAGCCTTGGGGACTTTCCAGCAGCATGCTCTTCAAATATTGTTCAATAATGTCGGAAACATTGCGCATTTCATCATCCTCCACTAACGGAAACGCAAGTATTCAAGTACATTTCACGCTCCACAGAGTCCGCCGTATATTGAACTTAACCAAACGATATAGTCACGAATCTAAGCTGCATTCAGGCTATTGCCTGTTGTACATCCATTGGAATTGTACCGTTTCGTTTCTAGTGTGACCTTTATTTGCGATAAATCATACACTTCAATTCTGTACATAAGAAGCAGCTCCTAACTATACGCAAATCAGGTCGTTATTTTTTACTTTTTTGCTGTCAAATTGTTATATACGGCCAATCCAACAACATGATACTTTTGTGGAATCACACTGATTCCAATTGACTTTGACTTTCTTTGACTATATTCGTATTATAGCACAAATTTCATTTTTGCCAAGGGGTCAATACCATTTTTCGCAATCTAATTATGTTTTATACCATATTACAAAAAACTCTTCCCATTATGGAAAGAGCTTTGAGTAATTATGATAAACCACATCCAATTTGGTTAAAAAAAAGTTGGACATTAAGAAGAACCAATTGGAGCTTTATCAGAAAAAATCCAATAAGAACGTTTGTTTTATTGGTATTACACGTTTAAGTGCAGCCACAGACTTACTGCTTCCTTCAATACGCCCCCAATTAGACAGGTTATCAGCTTGCTGGTAGCCGAGCATTAAACTTGTTAATGACTGAATCCCCAGTTTCAAGTCAGCTGCTAAGGCGTTGTCAGATAAATTGCTTGTATCCACTCTTGCCAGATGTCCTTGCCCCTCCGTAGTAATTGTTAATCTCCATACTCCTTCATTCCAAGGGGCATACCGATCTGTCAGATGTAAGGTCAAACTTGTTTCTTCTCCAATCTGCTCAAAAGGGTATCTCTCTACAAAAGCAACTGCATCCACAATACGCCCCATAAAATAAGGCACCGTTTCCTGTTGAATTCGCGGATCATCGAGTAAAAAGGGCAGGTTGTCATCTGCTGGAACGTAAATAAATTTACCTTGGGTTATCATTGAGTCATGATTTGCAAAATAAGTCCACAAAGCCCGACGTGCCGTCTCATTTTCATATACCAACTCATCACAATTTAACTGTTTATCTTCTATTTTGTATAGTGCATATCCCTGAGGATTGCCTGCATCCGTGTAATATACTACAGTTCGATAATTTTCATTTAAAATCCGTTCCTGCCACCATTCCTTATCTCGTACCAGCGTACCATTGTAACGTGAAGCATACGATTGATACACTTGGTCCAATTCTGAAATATTTTTGATATCCCGTTTGACTATACCTTCTGTTTTAAGTTTAGCAGGGAATTTATCAATTGGAATGACGTACTTTTTGTACTCCATATATGTTTCCCATCCAAATTTACGATAAAAGGCAAATGAGAATGGATGCAGAAAAGAAAGGCTTTGTCCTGCAGTCTTCATCTCTTCAAGCGCATGCGTCAACAAACGTGAAACCATACCCCCGCGACGCTTTTCCGGCCACGTTGCCACACCAGCAATGCCCCCCATATCAAAAACCTGACCATGTATGTATACCTGTAGCGGCAGCAAAGTCAGTTTAGCATTCAATTCGTGCCCGTCGAAGATTCCCCATGTTTGTTCTGGTTTGAATTTCTTCTTAGCTTTCTCCAGATCCTCCGGGGGCATTGTAAACTGAAAAGCATACTGGGATAATTCAATAGCTGCTTCAAATTCCTCACGTTGTAATTGCCTGATCTTCATACTTCGTCACCTCGCTCGTATACTTGGACCTTTTAAAAAAATACGCACTTAGAGTGTCGCAAAGCATCTTCTCTCTGTCAACCTTAGAAGCAGGTGTCCATCCACAAAATACATAAAAAAAGGATGATAACCTGCTAAGGTTATCATCCTTTTTCACTTTTGCTTGGCGGCGTCCTACTCTCCCAGGACCCTGCGGTCCAAGTACCATCGGCGCTGGAGGGCTTAACGGTCGTGTTCGGGATGGGTACGTGTGGAACCCCTCCGCTATCGCCACCAAACATGAATTTGCCTCGCAAATTCTAACTTCAAGGTTACACCCTGAAAACTGGATCCGAAACTTATTGCGTCTTATCTTTAGGATAAGCCCTCGACCGATTAGTATTGGTCAGCTCCATGCATTACTGCACTTCCACCCCCAACCTATCTACCTCGTCGTCTTCAAGGGGTCTTACTAATTGGGAAATCTCATCTTGAGGGGGGCTTCACGCTTAGATGCTTTCAGCGCTTATCCCTTCCGTACATAGCTACCCAGCGGTGCTCCTGGCGGAACAACTGGTACACCAGCGGTACGTCCATCCCGGTCCTCTCGTACTAAGGACAGCTCCTCTCAAATTTCCTACGCCCACGACAGATAGGGACCGAACTGTCTCACGACGTTCTGAACCCAGCTCGCGTACCGCTTTAATGGGCGAACAGCCCAACCCTTGGGACCTACTTCAGCCCCAGGATGCGATGAGCCGACATCGAGGTGCCAAACCTCCCCGTCGATGTGGACTCTTGGGGGAGATAAGCCTGTTATCCCCAGGGTAGCTTTTATCCGTTGAGCGATGGCCCTTCCATGCGGTACCACCGGATCACTAAGCCCGACTTTCGTCCCTGCTCGACTTGTAGGTCTCGCAGTCAAGCTCCCTTCTGCCTTTGCACTCTTCGAATGATTTCCAACCATTCTGAGGGAACCTTGGGGCGCCTCCGTTACTCTTTAGGAGGCGACCGCCCCAGTCAAACTGCCCACCTGACACTGTCCTCGTACCGGATCACGGTACCAAGTTAGAACCTAGATACGATCAGGGTGGTATCCCAAGGATGCCTCCCCTCAAGCTGGCGCTCAAGGTTCAACGGCTCCCACCTATCCTGTACAGATCGTACCCAAATTCAATATCAAGCTGCAGTAAAGCTCCATGGGGTCTTTCCGTCTTGTCGCGGGTAACCTGCATCTTCACAGGTATTAAAATTTCACCGGATCTCTCGTTGAGACAGCGCCCAAGTCGTTACGCCATTCGTGCGGGTCAGAATTTACCTGACAAGGAATTTCGCTACCTTAGGACCGTTATAGTTACGGCCGCCGTTTACTGGGGCTTCGGTTCATAGCTTCGCCCGAAGGCTTACCACTCCCCTTAACCTTCCAGCACCGGGCAGGCGTCAGCCCGTATACTTCGCCTTGCGGCTTCGCACAGACCTGTGTTTTTGCTAAACAGTCGCTTGGGCCTTTTCACTGCGGCCCCCTCGGGCTATTCACCCTACCGAGGCACCCCTTCTCCCGAAGTTACGGGGTCATTTTGCCGAGTTCCTTAACGAGAGTTCTTCCGCGCGCCTTAGAATTCTCTTCTCGCCTACCTGTGTCGGTTTGCGGTACGGGCACCTTCTCCTGGCTAGAGGCTTTTCTTGGCAGTCTGAGATCATGACCTTCGCTACTCTAATTTTCGCTCCCCATCACAGCCCAGCCTTAACGATGTGCGGATTTGCCTACACATCAGCCTCACTGCTTAGACGGACATCCATCAGTCCGCGTCACTACCCTACTGCGTCACCCCATCGCTCATAGCGGATTACGGTGGTACAGGAATTTCGACCTGTTGTCCTTCGACTACGCCTATCGGCCTCGCCTTAGGTCCCGACTTACCCTGAGCGGACGAACCTTCCTCAGGAACCCTTAGGCTTTCGGCGGATCTGATTCTCACAGATCTTTTCGTTACTCATACCGGCATTCTCACTTGAATGCAGTCCAGCGCTCCTTCCGGTACACCTTCAACCCGCATTCAACGCTCCCCTACCCCTGATGCAAAGCATCAAGCCATAGCTTCGGTGGTGTGTTTAGCCCCGTTACATTTTCGGCGCAGAGTCACTCGACCAGTGAGCTATTACGCACTCTTTCAATGGTGGCTGCTTCTAAGCCAACATCCTGGTTGTCTGTGCAACTCCACATCCTTTCCCACTTAACACACACTTGGGGACCTTAGCTGATGGTCTGGGCTGTTTCCCTTTCGACAATGGATCTTAGCACTCACTGTCTGACTCCCGGAACTAAATCCATGGCATTCGGAGTTTGACTGAGCTTGGTAACCCTTGCGGGCCCCGCACCCAATCAGTGCTCTACCTCCACGATTCTTTTTTCCGAGGCTAGCCCTAAAGCTATTTCGGGGAGAACCAGCTATCTCCGGGTTCGATTGGAATTTCTCCGCTACCCCCACCTCATCCCCGCATTTTTCAACATGCGTGGGTTCGGGCCTCCAGTGCGTGTTACCGCACCTTCACCCTGGACAGGGGTAGATCACCCGGTTTCGGGTCTACGTCCACGTACTCAGTCGCCCTATTCAGACTCGCTTTCGCTGCGGCTTCAGCTCTTCACCTTAACCTTGCACGGGAACGTAACTCGCCGGTTCATTCTACAAAAGGCACGCCATCACCCATCGATCGGGCTCTGACTTCTTGTAAGCACACGGTTTCAGGATCTATTTCACTCCCCTTCCGGGGTGCTTTTCACCTTTCCCTCACGGTACTGCTTCACTATCGGTCGCCAGGGAGTATTTAGCCTTGGCAGATGGTCCTGCCGGATTCATACGGGGTTTCACGTGCCCCGCACTACTCGGGATCCGTCTCGGAGGGAACAGGTTTTGAACTACAGGGCTTTTACCTTCTCTGGCGGGCCTTTCCAGACCTCTTCATCTAACCGGTTCCTTTGTAACTCCATGTGAGACGTCCCACAACCCCAAGGAGCAAGCTCCTTGGTTTGGGCTAATCCGCGTTCGCTCGCCGCTACTGACGGAATCACTATTGTTTTCTCTTCCTCAGGGTACTTAGATGTTTCAGTTCCCCTGGTCTGCCTCTCACTCACCTATGAATTCAGTGAGTAGTGACTGTCGATGAAGACAGCCGGGTTTCCCCATTCGGACATCCCCGGATCAAAGCTTGCTTACAGCTCCCCGAGGCTTTATCGTTGTTCGCCACGTCCTTCGTCGGCTCCTGGCGCCTAGGCATCCTCCGTGTGCTCTTTGTAGCTTAACCTAGTATCTACAATGTAAATACGATATGCTACCTTTATTTCACTTGTTTACACAAGATCAGCTTAAAGGAGTATTCTAAAACGCAATTTCGTTTCGGTATCCAGTTTTCAAGGTGCAAAGCTGTGTGATTATCAATTAACTCCTGAAGAGTTAATGATCTTCAAACAATTATAGATGAAATTGTAATTGGTGGAGCCAAGCGGGATCGAACCGCTGACCTCCTGCGTGCAAGGCAGGCGCTCTCCCAGCTGAGCTATGGCCCCTCACAAGTTCCATCAAAACTGAACAAATGGAATGATGAACTATTGAAGCTTACGCTTCATATTCGAATGTTTCCATTGCAGGAAACGATTCTCCATAGAAAGGAGGTGATCCAGCCGCACCTTCCGATACGGCTACCTTGTTACGACTTCACCCCAATCATCTACCCCACCTTCGGCGGCTGGCCCCTTGCAGTTACCTCACCGACTTCGGGTGTTGTAAACTCTCGTGGTGTGACGGGCGGTGTGTACAAGACCCGGGAACGTATTCACCGCGGCATGCTGATCCGCGATTACTAGCAATTCCGACTTCATGTAGGCGAGTTGCAGCCTACAATCCGAACTGAGACCGGCTTTTCTAGGATTGGCTCCACCTCGCGGCTTCGCTTCCCGTTGTACCGGCCATTGTAGTACGTGTGTAGCCCAGGTCATAAGGGGCATGATGATTTGACGTCATCCCCACCTTCCTCCGGTTTGTCACCGGCAGTCTGCTTAGAGTGCCCAGCTTGACCTGCTGGCAACTAAGCATAAGGGTTGCGCTCGTTGCGGGACTTAACCCAACATCTCACGACACGAGCTGACGACAACCATGCACCACCTGTCTCCTCTGTCCCGAAGGAAAGGCCTATCTCTAGACCGGTCAGAGGGATGTCAAGACCTGGTAAGGTTCTTCGCGTTGCTTCGAATTAAACCACATACTCCACTGCTTGTGCGGGTCCCCGTCAATTCCTTTGAGTTTCAGTCTTGCGACCGTACTCCCCAGGCGGAATGCTTAATGTGTTAACTTCGGCACCAAGGGTATCGAAACCCCTAACACCTAGCATTCATCGTTTACGGCGTGGACTACCAGGGTATCTAATCCTGTTTGCTCCCCACGCTTTCGCGCCTCAGCGTCAGTTACAGCCCAGAGAGTCGCCTTCGCCACTGGTGTTCCTCCACATCTCTACGCATTTCACCGCTACACGTGGAATTCCACTCTCCTCTTCTGCACTCAAGCTCTCCAGTTTCCAGTGCGACCCGAAGTTGAGCCTCGGGATTAAACACCAGACTTAAAGAGCCGCCTGCGCGCGCTTTACGCCCAATAATTCCGGACAACGCTTGCCCCCTACGTATTACCGCGGCTGCTGGCACGTAGTTAGCCGGGGCTTTCTTCTCAGGTACCGTCACTCTTGTAGCAGTTACTCTACAAGACGTTCTTCCCTGGCAACAGAGCTTTACGATCCGAAAACCTTCATCACTCACGCGGCGTTGCTCCGTCAGGCTTTCGCCCATTGCGGAAGATTCCCTACTGCTGCCTCCCGTAGGAGTCTGGGCCGTGTCTCAGTCCCAGTGTGGCCGATCACCCTCTCAGGTCGGCTACGCATCGTCGCCTTGGTAGGCCTTTACCCCACCAACTAGCTAATGCGCCGCAGGCCCATCCACAAGTGACAGATTGCTCCGCCTTTCCTCCTTCTCCCATGCAGGAAAAGGATGTATCGGGTATTAGCTACCGTTTCCGGTAGTTATCCCTGTCTTGTGGGCAGGTTGCCTACGTGTTACTCACCCGTCCGCCGCTAGATTATTTAGAAGCAAGCTTCTAAATAATCCCGCTCGACTTGCATGTATTAGGCACGCCGCCAGCGTTCGTCCTGAGCCAGGATCAAACTCTCCATTAAAGACCAACCGAAGTTGGTTTATAGAAAGAGCGATTAGCTCATTTTTAAAGCTAGCGATTCTTCTTTATAAAAGAAGTAATCTTTATTTCATCATCCATTTGTTCAGTTTTCAAAGAACTTGTCTGTCTTCGTTTGTGTAACGAGTCAGGAATTAGATCATACCATGTTAGTTGCTTACTTGTCAAATCTTTTTTTGATTATCTTTTCAACAACCTCGCTTCAAGAAATGCTATTCTCAAAGCAACGTCTAATAATATATCATGCCTAAAGTTATTTAGCAAGCACTTTTTTATACTCTTGTTCTTTACTATATAACAGATAATAAGGCAGCCACTCCGCTCTGGAACGGAATGACTGCCCTCATTATAAAAACTATTATTCTTGTTCTAACAGTCTGATGAATTCATCCTCATCTTCTATGGTGTCGATTCCGAGCTGTTGTGCCTTAGCCAGCTTGCTCCCAGCCTTTTCACCAGCTATGACTAGATCCGTCTTTTTCGATACAGATCCGGCAACTTTGGCTCCCAGCGCCTCCAGCCTTGACGCAGCTTCATCACGCGTAAGCTGATGCAAGGTACCTGTAAGCACAACCGTTTTCCCACTGAAAAAGCTGTCTATCTTTTTCACCTGTGGAGCTTCGGGAGCCTGAGCTTTTACCCCTAGAGACAGCATCTTTTCAATCCCTGCTTGAGTAAACGGATCGGCAAAGAATGCAACAATGCTTTCAGCTACAATCCCACCTACATCCGGTAGTTCTATCAGTTCATCCACCGTAGCGGACATCGTCTTGTGCAAATCACGATAGTGTTCAGCCAACATGCGTGTCGTCGCTTTACCGGTATTCGGTATGCCCAGAGCATAAAGGAAAGAGGCCAAATCTCTCTCCTTACTCTTTTCAAGTGCCGCCAAGAGGTTATTGGCCTTTTTCTCACCAAACCGCTCCAGCTTCACAAGATCATCATATTGCAGAGTATACAGATCCGCAGGTTCACGAACTCCCAGTTCATCATGCAGTTGGATGGCTGTTTTGTCACTGAACGTCTCAATGTCCATGGCATCACGTGATGCAAAATGGGAAATGCGGGCCACAATTTGTGGTTTACAACCTAGCTTATTGTCACAAAATAAATGGGCGCCTCGCTGCTGCAACGGAAATCCACAAGCTGGACAATGCTCTGGAACAACAATTTCCTCCCCATCGTTCTCAGATGTTACTTTTCCCAAAATCTCAGGAATAACATCGTTTGAGCGACGAATAAACACACGCGCCCCCAAGGCAAACTTCAGATTCTTACGCTCGATATCACCAGCATTGTTCAGCGTACAATTTTGTACAGTGACTCCCGCCAGCTCTACCGGTTCTACCCTAGCCAGTGGAGTGATCTTCCCGGTTCTTCCTACATTCCACTCGACCGAGTTAAGCACCGTAGTCGTTTCCTCTGCTTCGAACTTATATGCCACCGCCCAGCGTGGGAATTTATCGGTATATCCGAGAACCTCACGTGTGCGCATATCTGTAATTTTCAATACTGCCCCATCAATAAGATAATCCAAACCGGCACGGGATTCTTCAATCTCAATTAACTGCTCCATTACATCATCAAAATTATCAAAGTAAGTTAGGTATGGGTTTACCTTGAAATGATTTTCACGCAGGAAGGTCATCATCTCCTGGTGGCTGTTAAACTGAATACGGTCCGCATAGCCTACATTATAGAAAAATGCATTCAAACGCCGCTCTGCTGTTACTTTGGGATTCAAGTTACGCAAAGCCCCTGCTGCGGCATTTCGTGCATTTTTAAGAGGCTCTACGGCCTTCTCATTATAATTGGACAGTACGGAGAGATTCATGATCCCTTCTCCCTGCACCTCAATAGTTCCATTTTGAAAAGGAATTTTAAGTGGCACGGATTTAATCGTCTTTACCTGTGCCAGTATCCCCTCACCTACCACACCATTACCACGGGTAGAAGCCTGCACCAGTTGTCCATCCGTGTACGTCAGGTTCAGCGTCAGTCCATCAAATTTTAGTTCTATCGCATAGCCTGGAGATGGCAAGGGTTGCTCCGGGTTCTTGGTATTGTAATCATTGACCAGCTTCACGACACGCGCGTTCCATGCACGCAGCTGCTCCATATTCTGAGCTTTATCAAGGCTCCATAATGGAGCGAGGTGGCGATGCGGTGTGAAGCCCTTGAGTATCTCCCCGCCCACACGCTGTGTTGGCGAATCTGGCAGAACAAGACCGCTTGTTTGTTCAAGCGCTACCAGTTCGTCATAAAGCACATCATATTCTTTGTCGCTGATCTGGGGGTCATCCAATGTATAGTAGTGATAGTTATATGTGTTCAGTTCAGCAACAAGCTGCTCCATCCTGTGCATTGGGTTCATGCAGGCGTATCCCTCCGGGAACTTCATTAGGGCAGAGACCTAAGCCAAGCTGCCCTATGAGGTTCGAGATTTAATGAAATTTGAGATTTGAGATTTACTCTACTTTTGTAATCGGCGCAAATCCAGCCAACAGTCGCTTAACCCCTACCGGAGCAGGGAAAGCAATCTGAAGTTCCATATCATTGCCCGTCCCTTTTACAGCTACAATGGTTCCAATTCCCCATTTGCCATGCTGTACCTTGTCTCCGGCAGCAAAAATGGATGGACCTCCTGTCGAAGCAGTCGAAGTTGGTTTTGCGGGCGAGGAAGTGGTCACTGTTACGCGGGGCGACGCGGAGGCAGACGAGCCACTACGGCTCATCGTATCAAACGAGCGCTCTCCACCAAAGTTGCTGCCACTGCTTTTGCCCAGTCCGCGACCACCATAAGATCCTCCTACATTGCCTGAACGACGGTAGCGGTCACGCTTGATGATCGTATCTTCTTTTAACTCATCCGGAATCTCTTCGAGAAAGCGGGAAGGCGGGTTAGCTGTGGTACGTCCAAACAGAGTGCGCATCTGTGCGCATGTGAGGAACAACTGCTCCTCAGCACGGGTAATCCCGACGTACGCCAATCTGCGCTCTTCCTCCAGCTCTTCATTATCCAAAAAGGCCCTGCTGTGAGGGAATACCCCTTCCTCCATCCCAACGATAAATACGATAGGAAACTCCAGTCCTTTAGCGCTATGCATGGTCATTAATACAACCGCATCACTCTGCTCCTCTTCATCGTCATTCATGGAATCAATATCGGCAATTAGAGCAAGATCGGTCAGGAAGGAAACAAGTGACTTGTCTTCCGTTCCTTTTTCAAATTCCATAGTTACCGACAGGAACTCATCAATATTCTCCAAACGCGAGCGTGACTCGAGTGTATTCTCGTTTTGCAGTTCTAATCGATATTGGGTGGTTTCCAGCATTTTTTCGGTCAGCTCAGTAACTGACAGATAATCCACCATCCGACTTAAACCCTCGATCATATCGTAAAACTCTACAAGCGCATTGCGCGTGC contains these protein-coding regions:
- a CDS encoding UvrB/UvrC motif-containing protein; the encoded protein is MLCQECNMRPATLHFTKIVNGEKTEFHICETCAKEKGEMIPGTPNGFSIHSLLSGMLDFDSSTKSQSSGHTVPQNLQCKDCGMTYTQFSKLGRFGCPSCYQYFDSRLDPLFKRVHGSTSHVGKVPVRTGGRLKVKRQIDDLKKEMQQHIVQEEFESAAELRDQIRKLEKEMTEE
- the ligA gene encoding NAD-dependent DNA ligase LigA codes for the protein MNPMHRMEQLVAELNTYNYHYYTLDDPQISDKEYDVLYDELVALEQTSGLVLPDSPTQRVGGEILKGFTPHRHLAPLWSLDKAQNMEQLRAWNARVVKLVNDYNTKNPEQPLPSPGYAIELKFDGLTLNLTYTDGQLVQASTRGNGVVGEGILAQVKTIKSVPLKIPFQNGTIEVQGEGIMNLSVLSNYNEKAVEPLKNARNAAAGALRNLNPKVTAERRLNAFFYNVGYADRIQFNSHQEMMTFLRENHFKVNPYLTYFDNFDDVMEQLIEIEESRAGLDYLIDGAVLKITDMRTREVLGYTDKFPRWAVAYKFEAEETTTVLNSVEWNVGRTGKITPLARVEPVELAGVTVQNCTLNNAGDIERKNLKFALGARVFIRRSNDVIPEILGKVTSENDGEEIVVPEHCPACGFPLQQRGAHLFCDNKLGCKPQIVARISHFASRDAMDIETFSDKTAIQLHDELGVREPADLYTLQYDDLVKLERFGEKKANNLLAALEKSKERDLASFLYALGIPNTGKATTRMLAEHYRDLHKTMSATVDELIELPDVGGIVAESIVAFFADPFTQAGIEKMLSLGVKAQAPEAPQVKKIDSFFSGKTVVLTGTLHQLTRDEAASRLEALGAKVAGSVSKKTDLVIAGEKAGSKLAKAQQLGIDTIEDEDEFIRLLEQE
- a CDS encoding GNAT family N-acetyltransferase translates to MKIRQLQREEFEAAIELSQYAFQFTMPPEDLEKAKKKFKPEQTWGIFDGHELNAKLTLLPLQVYIHGQVFDMGGIAGVATWPEKRRGGMVSRLLTHALEEMKTAGQSLSFLHPFSFAFYRKFGWETYMEYKKYVIPIDKFPAKLKTEGIVKRDIKNISELDQVYQSYASRYNGTLVRDKEWWQERILNENYRTVVYYTDAGNPQGYALYKIEDKQLNCDELVYENETARRALWTYFANHDSMITQGKFIYVPADDNLPFLLDDPRIQQETVPYFMGRIVDAVAFVERYPFEQIGEETSLTLHLTDRYAPWNEGVWRLTITTEGQGHLARVDTSNLSDNALAADLKLGIQSLTSLMLGYQQADNLSNWGRIEGSSKSVAALKRVIPIKQTFLLDFF
- a CDS encoding CtsR family transcriptional regulator — translated: MRNVSDIIEQYLKSMLLESPQGLVEIQRNDLADRFSCVPSQINYVISTRFTLEKGYVVESKRGGGGYIRIQRIQLPAQHAIHTHLHQSIGEEISQSAAEGLIYQLEEAHFLSKREAGLMKAALSRDTLLLKLPYRDQLRARLLKAMLISLLAAK